In Selenomonas dianae, a genomic segment contains:
- a CDS encoding M20/M25/M40 family metallo-hydrolase, with product MIDKKRVLDEFFELVSIRCSTLDEREIADLLTTRLRDLGAAEIHEDGAGKALGGNTGNIVANFKGTVAGVPTVMLTAHMDCVEPCTNIKPTLKDGIIRSDGTTILGADDKAGVVAILETLRCLKEQNIPHGDLQIVFTVAEEGGVNGSRCLDTGLLHADLGYTLDTHGHAGTAAFKAPGKNQLAVRIVGKAAHAGIDPDAGRNAITAAGRVLTAVPQGRIDEETTCNVGKIEGGTATNVVAEFCTLNFETRSRDKAKLDALTQRMVDSVNAALDGTDCTAEIDIKKDYDPYELPPDALPIRYLRRAAEQLGFPVVLEEEGGGSDANHFNAYGVPTTVLGVGMTDCHTKEESIHEQDLYDAAELTLAIVREITE from the coding sequence ATGATTGACAAAAAGCGCGTACTGGACGAGTTTTTCGAGTTGGTTTCCATCCGCTGCTCCACGCTCGATGAGCGCGAAATCGCCGATCTGCTGACAACGCGCCTGCGTGACCTCGGTGCGGCGGAGATTCACGAGGACGGGGCAGGCAAGGCGCTCGGCGGAAACACGGGCAATATCGTCGCGAACTTCAAAGGCACGGTCGCAGGCGTCCCCACCGTCATGCTGACGGCACATATGGACTGTGTCGAACCGTGCACGAACATCAAGCCGACCCTCAAGGACGGCATCATCCGCTCCGACGGCACGACCATTCTCGGCGCGGACGACAAGGCGGGCGTTGTCGCCATCCTCGAAACGCTGCGCTGTCTGAAAGAGCAAAACATCCCGCACGGCGATCTCCAGATCGTCTTTACCGTCGCCGAGGAGGGCGGCGTCAACGGCTCGCGCTGTCTGGATACGGGTCTCCTGCACGCTGACCTCGGCTATACGCTCGACACGCACGGACACGCCGGCACAGCCGCGTTCAAAGCCCCCGGCAAGAATCAGCTTGCCGTACGCATCGTGGGCAAGGCGGCGCACGCGGGCATCGACCCCGACGCAGGAAGGAACGCCATCACCGCAGCGGGCAGAGTGCTCACTGCCGTTCCGCAGGGGCGCATCGACGAGGAGACCACCTGCAACGTCGGCAAGATTGAGGGCGGCACAGCGACCAACGTCGTCGCCGAGTTCTGCACGCTGAACTTTGAAACGCGCAGCCGCGACAAGGCGAAACTGGACGCACTCACACAGCGTATGGTGGACAGTGTAAACGCAGCCCTCGACGGGACGGACTGTACCGCAGAAATCGACATCAAAAAGGACTACGATCCCTACGAACTGCCCCCCGACGCGCTCCCCATCCGCTATCTGCGCCGCGCCGCAGAACAGCTCGGCTTCCCCGTCGTGCTGGAGGAGGAGGGCGGCGGCTCGGATGCGAACCACTTCAATGCCTACGGTGTGCCGACGACCGTCCTCGGCGTCGGCATGACGGACTGCCACACGAAGGAGGAGAGCATCCACGAGCAGGATCTCTATGACGCGGCGGAGCTGACGCTCGCCATCGTGCGTGAAATCACCGAATAA
- the dcuC gene encoding C4-dicarboxylate transporter DcuC — MAIAGGIIVILAFAAIIKKYETRMVLLAAGFLMCFIGGVTGNAVATFSKTMVHGSLVPVICTVMGFSFVMKITTCDRHLVESISGVITRSKFILIPLATLLTWWINIAIPSAAGCSAAVGSILIPTLMAAGVHPAMAGAAVLAGTWGSAISPGQAHNIFVADLAQTDLMTVIMAQVPAAIVASIVAVVALTIIATIRKEGPDEARRLAYHAQLEKEEGGRNFKVNPIYALVPLVPLVLLVLGSKQIAVLPLTDVPTAMIVGTVLALIVTRQNPQEITKKFFDGMGEAYGGVIGLIVAAAVFTAGMAAMGLTDALIEAMKGSESVAKMAGAFGPFIIAVISGSGDAAALAFNGAITPQAASFGMSIIDLGSLAQMAGSIGRSMSPVAGAALVCAGLAKVSPMELSKRNALPMLLATITFMIVLFLGK, encoded by the coding sequence TTGGCAATTGCAGGTGGAATCATTGTCATTCTAGCCTTTGCCGCCATCATCAAGAAGTACGAGACACGCATGGTGCTGCTCGCAGCCGGCTTTCTCATGTGCTTCATCGGCGGTGTCACGGGCAATGCAGTCGCGACGTTCAGCAAGACGATGGTACACGGCTCACTCGTGCCCGTGATCTGTACGGTCATGGGCTTCTCGTTCGTCATGAAGATCACGACCTGTGACCGCCATCTCGTCGAGTCCATCTCGGGTGTGATTACGCGGAGCAAGTTCATCCTCATCCCGCTCGCAACGCTGCTGACGTGGTGGATCAACATCGCCATCCCGAGCGCGGCGGGCTGCTCGGCGGCGGTCGGCAGCATCCTCATCCCGACGCTCATGGCAGCGGGCGTTCATCCCGCGATGGCAGGTGCGGCAGTGCTCGCGGGGACGTGGGGCAGTGCCATCAGCCCGGGACAGGCGCACAACATCTTCGTCGCCGATCTCGCGCAGACCGATCTCATGACCGTCATCATGGCACAGGTGCCCGCCGCGATTGTCGCATCCATCGTCGCCGTTGTCGCACTGACCATCATTGCAACAATACGTAAGGAAGGGCCCGATGAGGCGCGCCGTCTCGCCTATCATGCACAGCTCGAAAAGGAGGAGGGCGGCAGGAATTTCAAAGTCAACCCGATCTACGCGCTCGTCCCCCTCGTTCCGCTCGTCCTGCTCGTGCTCGGCAGCAAGCAGATCGCCGTCCTGCCGCTCACGGATGTCCCAACGGCGATGATCGTCGGCACGGTGCTCGCCCTCATCGTCACGCGGCAGAACCCGCAGGAGATCACGAAGAAGTTCTTTGACGGCATGGGCGAGGCATACGGCGGCGTCATCGGTCTCATCGTCGCCGCCGCCGTCTTTACCGCCGGCATGGCGGCAATGGGGCTCACGGATGCGCTGATTGAGGCGATGAAGGGTTCGGAGTCCGTCGCCAAGATGGCGGGCGCGTTCGGGCCATTCATCATCGCCGTGATCTCCGGCTCGGGCGATGCAGCGGCGCTCGCGTTCAACGGCGCGATTACCCCACAGGCGGCATCGTTCGGCATGAGCATCATCGACCTCGGCTCGCTCGCGCAGATGGCGGGCTCGATCGGACGCTCCATGTCCCCTGTCGCGGGTGCGGCGCTCGTGTGTGCAGGACTTGCCAAGGTCAGCCCGATGGAGCTCTCGAAGCGCAACGCGCTCCCGATGCTGCTCGCCACGATCACCTTTATGATCGTCCTCTTCCTCGGAAAGTAG
- a CDS encoding aspartate ammonia-lyase has product MRKEHDFLGELEVPDDVYYGVQTMRAIENFNITGQKLDPDFIKALAQVKKAAALANMDTGRLPHEIGDVLVRAADEIIAGSLIEQFPVDPIQGGAGTSINMNMNEVLCNRALELRGEPKGRYDIISPNNHANMAQSTNDAFPTGIKVCLSAKGAVFLAALDRLATELEKKATAYRAILKMGRTHLQDAVPITLGQEMGSYASAVRRSMRRIRYVLRHIHTINMGGTAIGTGLNAEPAYIKAVAKRLSEITGEQYRTSQNIIDATNNTDAFADFSSALKNAALVLIKLANDFRLMASGPRCGLNELHLPMRQPGSSIMPGKVNPVIAEVLDQACYQVIVGDLAVTLGVENGQFELNVMEPVMAFNMFNSLNYITRAVNTFVDKLLVDLKPNVEQCQKWLDNSVGIVTALLPHIGYEKSAELAREAYTTGKPIREIILDQGILTKKELNHILSPRQMTRPGIAE; this is encoded by the coding sequence ATGAGAAAGGAACACGATTTTCTCGGCGAACTGGAAGTCCCCGATGATGTCTACTATGGCGTGCAGACGATGCGTGCCATTGAAAATTTCAACATCACGGGGCAGAAGCTCGACCCCGACTTCATCAAGGCACTCGCGCAGGTAAAAAAGGCGGCGGCACTCGCAAACATGGACACGGGCCGTCTGCCGCACGAAATCGGCGACGTGCTCGTACGCGCGGCGGATGAGATCATCGCGGGCAGTCTCATCGAGCAGTTCCCCGTCGACCCGATCCAGGGCGGCGCGGGCACGTCCATCAACATGAACATGAACGAGGTGCTCTGCAACCGTGCGCTTGAGCTGCGCGGCGAGCCGAAGGGACGCTACGACATCATCTCGCCGAACAACCACGCGAACATGGCGCAGTCCACCAACGACGCATTCCCGACGGGCATCAAGGTCTGCCTCTCGGCAAAGGGAGCGGTCTTTCTCGCTGCGCTCGACCGCCTCGCCACGGAGCTTGAGAAAAAGGCGACGGCGTACCGCGCGATCCTCAAGATGGGACGCACCCATCTACAGGATGCCGTTCCCATCACGCTCGGACAGGAGATGGGCTCGTACGCGTCTGCCGTGCGCCGCTCCATGCGCCGCATCCGCTATGTCCTGCGCCACATCCATACGATCAACATGGGCGGCACTGCGATCGGCACGGGGCTGAACGCCGAGCCCGCCTACATCAAGGCGGTCGCAAAGCGTCTCTCCGAGATCACGGGCGAGCAGTACCGCACCTCGCAGAACATCATCGACGCGACGAACAACACAGACGCGTTCGCCGATTTCTCCTCCGCGCTCAAAAATGCGGCGCTCGTCCTCATCAAGCTCGCAAACGATTTCCGCCTCATGGCATCGGGGCCGCGCTGCGGGCTGAACGAGCTGCATCTCCCGATGCGTCAGCCGGGCTCGTCCATCATGCCGGGCAAGGTCAACCCCGTCATTGCCGAGGTGCTCGACCAGGCGTGCTATCAGGTCATCGTGGGCGATCTCGCCGTGACGCTCGGCGTGGAGAACGGCCAGTTCGAGCTGAACGTCATGGAGCCGGTCATGGCGTTCAATATGTTCAACTCTCTGAACTACATCACGCGCGCGGTGAACACCTTCGTTGACAAGCTCCTCGTCGATCTGAAGCCGAACGTCGAGCAGTGTCAGAAGTGGCTCGACAACAGCGTCGGCATCGTGACGGCGCTCCTGCCGCACATCGGCTATGAGAAGTCCGCCGAACTGGCGCGTGAGGCATATACCACGGGCAAGCCCATCCGCGAGATCATCCTCGATCAGGGCATCCTCACGAAAAAAGAACTGAATCACATCCTCTCGCCGCGCCAGATGACGCGTCCGGGGATCGCAGAGTAG
- a CDS encoding Hsp20/alpha crystallin family protein: protein MFGLVPFAGRRNLTQRDSANPFALFDAMRDSFFHDFPAANWGAASFKVDVKDSGDHYELTADLPGMTKEDIALHYENGYLTIAASHSESNDEKDDAGNYIRRERHTGEVSRSFYIDGIDDANIHAEFKDGVLQVNLPKTADAPARKQIEIH from the coding sequence ATGTTTGGACTTGTACCTTTTGCCGGACGCCGGAATCTCACGCAGCGTGACAGCGCGAATCCGTTTGCACTCTTCGACGCGATGCGCGATTCCTTCTTCCACGACTTCCCCGCTGCGAACTGGGGCGCCGCCTCGTTCAAGGTGGACGTGAAGGACAGCGGCGACCACTACGAGCTGACCGCCGACCTGCCGGGCATGACGAAGGAGGACATCGCCCTCCACTACGAGAACGGCTATCTCACGATTGCCGCCTCGCACAGTGAGTCCAACGACGAGAAGGACGACGCTGGCAACTACATCCGCCGCGAGCGTCACACGGGCGAAGTCAGCCGCTCGTTCTACATCGACGGCATCGACGACGCGAACATCCACGCCGAGTTCAAGGACGGCGTGCTGCAGGTAAACCTGCCAAAGACGGCGGACGCACCCGCACGCAAGCAGATCGAGATTCACTGA
- a CDS encoding arsenate reductase family protein, whose protein sequence is MDKEVLFIGYPKCSTCQKAEKFLRAHGCEAPMRDIVTEKPTAEELRTWHARSGLPLKRFFNTSGMLYRELGLKDKLPSMTEEEQYAVLASDGMLVKRPLLITHDRVCTGFREQEWAEIFA, encoded by the coding sequence ATGGATAAAGAAGTTCTTTTTATCGGCTATCCGAAGTGCTCGACCTGCCAGAAGGCGGAGAAGTTTCTGCGGGCGCACGGCTGTGAGGCTCCGATGCGCGATATTGTGACGGAGAAGCCGACGGCGGAGGAGCTGCGTACGTGGCACGCACGGAGCGGGCTGCCGCTGAAGCGGTTCTTCAATACGAGCGGGATGCTCTACCGTGAGCTGGGGCTGAAGGACAAGCTGCCCTCAATGACGGAGGAGGAGCAGTACGCTGTGCTCGCCTCGGACGGGATGCTCGTAAAGCGTCCGCTCCTCATCACGCATGACCGTGTGTGCACGGGTTTCCGTGAACAGGAGTGGGCGGAGATTTTTGCGTGA
- a CDS encoding YeiH family protein, with product MKREYMDGIFYALLFAIPAYILGLYFPIVGGPVFGILLGMLFAKKRRPKTTESGIKFTGKKILQYAIILLGFEMNLFHVVEVGEQSLYVMIFTLLAAFGAAFLMGKVLGMDRDMTALVGAGTAICGGSAIAAVAPVIGAKDRDVVISIATIFFFNVLAVFIFPFLGHSWGMSDAGFGMWAGTAINDTSSVVAAGYAYSHDAGAYATIVKLTRTLMIVPVCLFFALLMMRSAAQSGAGFSLKRIFPMFVLYFVLACIVNTTGILPAEVSHGLGMLGKFSIVLAMSAIGLNTDLPSLIKHGTRPLLLGMVCWIAVAGTSLIVQHALGLL from the coding sequence ATGAAACGCGAATACATGGACGGCATTTTCTATGCGCTGCTCTTTGCGATCCCGGCGTACATTCTGGGGCTGTATTTTCCGATTGTGGGCGGCCCTGTGTTCGGCATCCTGCTCGGTATGCTGTTCGCGAAGAAGCGGCGGCCGAAGACGACCGAGAGCGGGATCAAATTTACGGGCAAGAAGATTTTGCAGTATGCGATCATCTTGCTCGGCTTTGAGATGAATCTCTTTCATGTGGTGGAGGTCGGGGAGCAGTCGCTCTATGTCATGATCTTCACGCTGCTTGCGGCGTTCGGCGCGGCGTTCCTGATGGGAAAGGTTCTGGGGATGGATCGCGATATGACCGCGCTTGTCGGCGCGGGGACGGCGATCTGCGGCGGCTCTGCGATTGCGGCGGTCGCGCCCGTCATTGGGGCGAAGGATCGGGATGTTGTGATCTCGATTGCGACGATCTTTTTCTTCAATGTGCTTGCGGTCTTTATCTTCCCGTTCCTCGGACACAGCTGGGGAATGTCGGATGCGGGCTTCGGGATGTGGGCGGGGACGGCGATCAACGACACGTCATCCGTGGTCGCAGCGGGCTATGCCTACAGCCATGATGCAGGTGCGTACGCGACGATTGTGAAGCTGACGCGCACGCTGATGATTGTGCCGGTCTGCCTGTTCTTCGCCTTGCTCATGATGCGCAGTGCGGCGCAGAGCGGCGCGGGTTTCTCGCTGAAGCGCATCTTCCCAATGTTTGTGCTCTACTTTGTGCTCGCGTGCATTGTGAACACGACAGGCATTCTCCCCGCCGAAGTTTCGCACGGGCTTGGGATGCTCGGCAAGTTCTCGATTGTGCTCGCGATGAGTGCAATCGGGCTGAACACGGATCTGCCGTCGCTCATCAAACACGGGACGCGTCCGCTCCTGCTCGGCATGGTCTGCTGGATCGCCGTCGCGGGTACGTCGCTCATCGTGCAGCACGCGTTGGGGCTTTTATAA
- a CDS encoding DNA glycosylase yields the protein MMEEHEIELRPFPPFLPPNATVMMMGTFPPKPEKRTMEFHYPNFQNDMWRVYGLVFFGDAMHFQHGEEKAFDAEKIKAFLTERGIASCPTVRRAIREHDNASDAFLEVVEKVDLPAVLAEIPRCRRICTTGGKATEILLTLLATEVKAKDFKTGMTIAARCGDRDLLVTRLPSTSRAYPMKLEKKAEAYRKFFVEAGFTVAE from the coding sequence ATGATGGAAGAGCATGAAATTGAGCTGCGTCCGTTCCCTCCGTTTCTGCCGCCGAACGCAACGGTGATGATGATGGGGACGTTCCCGCCAAAGCCGGAGAAGCGGACGATGGAGTTCCACTATCCGAATTTCCAAAACGATATGTGGCGTGTCTACGGGTTGGTATTCTTCGGCGATGCGATGCACTTTCAGCATGGGGAAGAAAAGGCGTTTGACGCGGAGAAGATCAAGGCGTTCCTCACGGAGCGCGGCATCGCCTCCTGTCCGACGGTGCGCCGCGCGATTCGTGAACACGACAATGCCTCGGACGCGTTTCTTGAGGTGGTGGAGAAGGTCGATCTGCCCGCCGTGCTCGCCGAGATTCCGCGCTGCCGCCGCATCTGCACGACGGGCGGCAAGGCGACGGAGATCCTGCTCACGCTGCTTGCGACGGAGGTCAAGGCAAAGGATTTCAAAACGGGGATGACCATTGCCGCACGCTGCGGCGACCGCGACCTCCTCGTCACGCGACTCCCGTCTACCTCACGCGCCTATCCGATGAAGCTCGAAAAGAAGGCGGAGGCATATCGGAAGTTTTTCGTTGAGGCGGGATTTACGGTGGCAGAATGA
- a CDS encoding helix-turn-helix domain-containing protein: MSTAFSVLSAAIDEAMADAESGDTKLQREHRTLEIATVPIYSPERIKSIRQREGVTQRTFASYFGVSCRTVKAWETGRNQPSGPSSRLLHLLENNQCSIVG, translated from the coding sequence ATGAGTACAGCCTTTTCCGTTCTGTCTGCCGCCATAGACGAGGCTATGGCCGATGCAGAGAGCGGCGACACGAAACTTCAAAGAGAACACCGTACGCTCGAAATAGCGACCGTGCCAATCTATTCGCCGGAACGAATCAAGAGCATTCGTCAACGGGAAGGAGTAACGCAAAGGACATTTGCTTCTTACTTCGGTGTTTCCTGCCGCACCGTCAAAGCATGGGAAACCGGTAGGAATCAACCGTCGGGACCATCCAGCCGACTGCTTCACTTGCTCGAAAACAACCAATGTTCCATTGTGGGCTGA
- a CDS encoding type II toxin-antitoxin system RelE/ParE family toxin: MFIQATVFLKEWKRLHFTDKDLRRLEYALLQHPKLGNVIQGTGRLRKMRFPYEHRGKRGSVRICYVDFEEYERIYLFAVFAKNEQENLSSAECTILKKQIEQLEKSLQKRRIPE, encoded by the coding sequence ATGTTTATCCAAGCAACGGTATTTCTCAAAGAGTGGAAACGCCTTCATTTTACCGACAAAGATTTACGCCGCTTGGAGTATGCGCTCTTGCAGCATCCGAAATTGGGCAATGTGATTCAGGGTACAGGGCGTCTGCGTAAGATGCGATTTCCGTATGAGCATCGTGGAAAGCGCGGCAGTGTCCGCATCTGTTATGTCGACTTCGAAGAATACGAACGCATCTATCTGTTTGCTGTCTTTGCCAAAAACGAACAGGAAAACCTTTCTTCTGCGGAATGCACAATCCTCAAGAAGCAAATCGAACAACTTGAGAAATCTCTACAAAAAAGGAGGATACCGGAATGA
- a CDS encoding adenylosuccinate synthase: MSTIVITGTQWGDEGKGKIVDYLASKADTVVRFQGGCNAGHTVVAAGEEYKLRLLPSGILYKGTHNIIANGVAFDPEVCLQEMDAMEARGIDTSNIRISDRAHVVMPYHRLMDGIGDAQRGADKIGTTGRGIGPCYMDRDDRIGIRVCDLMEKDEFAKKLKKNLDNKNGELAAVYHHEPLDYEEVLKEYQGYAERLRPLVTDTIPLINEEIDAGRKVLFEGAQATMLDIDYGTYPYVTASHPISGGVTIGAGVAPKKINKVVGVVKAYCTRVGEGPFPTEQLNEIGEKLREAGHEFGTVTGRPRRTGWLDAVVVRHAGLLSGIDYMAVTRLDILDGFDEIKICTGYKYRGELLKGVPASLNILAEVEPVYETFPGWKTDISGIRSYDALPENARKYLARMAEVTGIALGIVSVGPSREQTIILAEDLF, from the coding sequence ATGTCAACCATCGTTATCACGGGAACGCAGTGGGGCGACGAGGGCAAGGGAAAGATCGTCGACTACCTCGCAAGCAAGGCGGACACCGTCGTCCGCTTCCAGGGCGGCTGCAACGCGGGGCATACCGTCGTCGCTGCAGGTGAGGAGTACAAGCTGCGCCTTCTCCCCTCGGGCATCCTCTACAAGGGTACACACAACATCATCGCGAACGGTGTCGCCTTTGACCCTGAGGTGTGCTTACAGGAAATGGACGCTATGGAGGCACGCGGCATCGACACCTCGAATATCCGTATCTCCGACCGTGCCCACGTCGTCATGCCCTATCACCGCCTCATGGACGGCATCGGCGACGCGCAGCGCGGCGCGGACAAGATCGGCACGACGGGGCGTGGCATCGGCCCCTGCTACATGGATCGCGACGACCGCATCGGCATCCGCGTCTGCGACCTCATGGAAAAGGACGAGTTTGCGAAAAAACTCAAGAAAAACCTCGACAATAAGAACGGCGAACTTGCCGCCGTCTACCACCACGAACCGCTCGACTACGAGGAAGTTCTGAAGGAGTATCAGGGCTACGCCGAGCGTCTGCGCCCGCTCGTCACCGACACCATCCCCCTCATCAACGAGGAGATCGACGCAGGACGCAAGGTGCTCTTTGAGGGCGCACAGGCGACCATGCTCGACATCGACTACGGAACGTACCCATACGTCACCGCATCGCACCCCATCTCGGGCGGCGTCACCATCGGCGCAGGCGTTGCGCCGAAGAAGATCAACAAGGTCGTCGGCGTTGTGAAAGCATACTGCACACGCGTCGGCGAGGGTCCCTTCCCCACCGAGCAGCTCAATGAGATTGGTGAGAAACTGCGCGAGGCAGGGCATGAGTTCGGCACGGTCACGGGACGTCCGCGCCGCACGGGCTGGCTCGATGCCGTCGTCGTCCGTCACGCAGGGCTGCTCTCAGGGATCGACTACATGGCAGTCACGCGCCTTGACATCCTCGACGGCTTCGACGAGATCAAGATCTGCACGGGCTACAAGTATCGGGGTGAGTTGCTGAAGGGCGTTCCCGCGAGCCTCAATATCCTCGCCGAGGTCGAACCCGTCTACGAGACCTTCCCCGGGTGGAAGACGGACATCTCGGGCATCCGCAGCTACGACGCGCTGCCCGAGAACGCGCGCAAATACCTTGCACGCATGGCAGAGGTCACGGGCATCGCCCTCGGCATCGTTTCCGTCGGACCCTCGCGCGAGCAGACCATCATCCTCGCTGAGGATCTTTTCTAA
- the purB gene encoding adenylosuccinate lyase — protein sequence MIERYTRSEMGRLWSLQNEWQTILNVELAACEAMAELGEIPAAAVQNIKANAKFDVARINEIEKTTDHDIIAFLTNLEENVGEDSKYIHKGLTSSDVKDTAYCIMMRDAAAIILEDLHAFREVLRRRAEEFRQTPCIGRTHGIHAEPMTFGLKLLLWSGEIDRDIERLTRAKEIVSVGKLSGAVGTYSNIDPRIEELTCKKLGLTPVSLATQVIQRDRHAEFITTLAILAGTMEKIATEIRSLQRTDIREAEEFFKPGQKGSSAMPHKRNPINCERVSGMARLVRGNAVAALENITLWHERDISHSSVERVILPDTTINVDYCLHKLTNIVDKLLVYPDAMMHNMNRTGGLIYSQRILTALVNKGVLRQTAYVWVQRNAMKRWLDNEDFRTNIEKDADIAAHLTQDEIEACFDHTYFLRHVDSIFARFGL from the coding sequence ATGATAGAGAGATATACACGCTCGGAGATGGGGCGTCTCTGGTCGCTGCAAAACGAGTGGCAAACCATTCTGAACGTGGAGCTTGCCGCATGCGAGGCGATGGCGGAGCTGGGCGAGATCCCCGCCGCCGCCGTGCAGAACATCAAGGCGAACGCCAAGTTCGATGTCGCACGCATCAACGAGATCGAAAAGACCACCGATCACGACATCATTGCATTTCTCACGAATCTGGAGGAAAATGTCGGCGAGGACTCGAAGTACATCCACAAGGGGCTGACCTCAAGCGACGTGAAGGATACGGCATACTGCATCATGATGCGCGATGCCGCTGCGATCATCCTGGAGGATCTTCATGCCTTCCGTGAAGTACTACGCCGCCGTGCCGAGGAGTTCCGTCAGACCCCGTGCATCGGACGCACGCACGGCATTCACGCAGAGCCGATGACGTTCGGACTGAAGCTGCTCCTGTGGAGCGGCGAGATCGACCGCGACATCGAGCGCCTGACGCGTGCGAAGGAGATCGTCTCCGTCGGTAAGCTCTCGGGCGCGGTCGGCACCTACTCCAACATCGACCCGCGCATCGAAGAGCTGACGTGCAAAAAACTGGGGCTCACGCCCGTCAGCCTTGCCACGCAGGTCATTCAGCGCGACCGTCACGCGGAGTTCATCACAACGCTCGCCATCCTTGCGGGCACGATGGAGAAGATCGCAACGGAGATCCGCAGCCTCCAGCGCACGGACATCCGCGAGGCGGAGGAGTTCTTCAAGCCGGGACAGAAGGGCTCGTCCGCGATGCCGCACAAGCGCAACCCGATCAACTGCGAGCGCGTCTCCGGCATGGCGCGTCTCGTGCGCGGCAACGCCGTCGCAGCACTCGAAAACATCACCCTCTGGCATGAACGCGACATCTCGCACTCCTCCGTCGAGCGCGTCATCCTGCCCGACACGACCATCAACGTGGACTACTGTCTGCACAAGCTGACGAACATCGTGGACAAGCTGCTGGTCTACCCCGATGCCATGATGCACAACATGAACCGCACGGGCGGACTGATCTACAGTCAGCGCATCCTCACGGCACTCGTCAACAAGGGAGTGCTGCGCCAGACCGCCTACGTCTGGGTACAGCGCAACGCCATGAAGCGCTGGCTCGACAACGAGGATTTCCGTACGAACATCGAAAAGGACGCGGACATCGCCGCCCATCTCACGCAGGATGAAATCGAAGCATGTTTCGACCACACCTATTTCCTGCGTCATGTGGACTCCATCTTTGCACGCTTCGGACTCTGA